One window of Caldisericum exile AZM16c01 genomic DNA carries:
- the cas6 gene encoding CRISPR-associated endoribonuclease Cas6 codes for MRIKLTFEDIKGREIILPIHYGYLLHYLVYNTFSEGMAQKLYLEGFPIDGKKFKLFTYSNIIEKGTKFNNTLNFGKYITFYFSSPLYEIVEDLGSNAFRKTGIVLNDFNLFLSAVEVIKPPRLTDDILIRTLSPITAYSTFNNNGKRTTHYYRPTESEFKRLIEENAQNKYILIKKAQGLPIEKDVVNDLRLDIEPYKFSIEKNKKVVYFKNTIVECFSGIYRLKGSPELIYTTYDAGLGAKSSEGFGMWDVWEKG; via the coding sequence ATGAGAATAAAGTTAACCTTCGAGGACATTAAGGGTCGTGAAATTATCCTTCCCATTCATTACGGGTATCTCTTGCATTACCTTGTCTACAATACTTTTTCAGAAGGTATGGCACAGAAGTTATACCTTGAAGGCTTCCCAATCGACGGCAAAAAGTTCAAACTCTTTACCTATTCAAATATCATCGAAAAAGGCACAAAGTTCAACAACACTTTAAATTTTGGTAAATATATCACATTCTACTTTTCATCTCCTCTTTATGAAATCGTTGAAGATCTTGGCTCAAATGCCTTTAGAAAAACAGGAATTGTCCTAAATGACTTTAACCTTTTTTTATCAGCAGTTGAAGTGATAAAACCCCCACGATTGACAGACGACATACTTATCCGCACACTATCACCCATCACTGCCTATAGCACCTTCAACAACAATGGCAAACGCACAACGCACTACTATCGCCCAACTGAAAGCGAATTCAAACGGCTCATTGAAGAGAATGCACAAAACAAATACATTTTGATTAAAAAAGCGCAAGGCTTACCTATTGAGAAAGATGTCGTTAATGATCTTCGCCTTGATATTGAGCCTTACAAATTTTCCATCGAAAAGAACAAAAAAGTAGTTTATTTTAAAAATACAATTGTTGAATGCTTCTCAGGTATCTACAGATTGAAAGGCTCTCCCGAACTTATCTACACAACCTATGATGCAGGGCTTGGTGCCAAGTCCTCCGAAGGCTTCGGCATGTGGGACGTGTGGGAGAAAGGGTGA
- the cas6 gene encoding CRISPR-associated endoribonuclease Cas6, with the protein MRAKVIFDVEGEKMPILYRHRFMDLIISALAESNRDYKLFLYPEDKTDRKIVKPFTFSVMLPQNYYLKKEKFKIFDFEVEDIVFYLSNDKRISLFISSCSYEFFVNLYNGLLSLKEFKFSSDLTLKLSKVYMLNERKINSKEVVLKTMSPILIETANDKPIIPFDESGDLLKEESLSVFNEEFNALHNRILKDIRGFQLYEKLFFSPVKIRKQVVKHALRDFTKQTGKPYMILTTFEGIFKLRGDPKDLLMLYQLGIGLRTGQGFGMVEVIT; encoded by the coding sequence TTGAGAGCGAAAGTAATTTTTGATGTCGAAGGAGAAAAGATGCCTATACTTTATAGGCACAGGTTTATGGACCTAATAATTTCCGCATTAGCTGAGTCTAATAGAGATTACAAATTGTTTCTTTACCCTGAAGATAAAACAGATCGAAAAATAGTTAAGCCTTTTACATTCAGTGTTATGTTACCTCAAAATTATTATCTAAAAAAAGAGAAGTTCAAAATTTTCGACTTTGAAGTTGAAGATATCGTTTTCTATCTTTCGAATGATAAGAGAATTTCACTTTTTATAAGTTCTTGTAGTTACGAATTTTTTGTGAATCTATATAATGGCTTATTAAGTTTAAAAGAATTCAAGTTTAGTAGTGATCTGACTTTGAAACTCTCCAAAGTTTATATGTTGAACGAGAGGAAAATCAACTCTAAAGAAGTTGTGCTTAAAACTATGTCTCCAATTCTTATAGAAACAGCCAATGATAAACCTATAATACCATTTGATGAAAGTGGCGATTTACTAAAAGAAGAATCGCTCTCGGTTTTTAACGAGGAATTTAATGCTTTACACAATAGAATTCTAAAAGATATTCGCGGTTTTCAGTTATACGAAAAATTATTCTTCAGTCCTGTGAAGATTAGAAAACAGGTCGTAAAACATGCATTAAGAGATTTTACGAAACAAACTGGTAAGCCGTATATGATACTTACTACTTTTGAGGGTATTTTTAAACTCAGAGGAGACCCTAAAGATTTATTGATGCTTTATCAATTAGGTATTGGCTTAAGAACTGGGCAAGGTTTTGGGATGGTAGAGGTGATAACATGA
- the cas8a1 gene encoding type I-B CRISPR-associated protein Cas8b1/Cst1 has product MSEKFKVYLSDWLFNAGIIGFLKIMTNDNIEDQKIVTIGENYIEFERESIKGFSEKYFNTAFKQYGRYDRTLQTLKEFLEDLRNVRDSKNLETISRKYEVDKNNLGLELPLYLFNRFKNKFPYFKFLNNVLPDDEEIKKDPNKVEKIFEEVAALEEKHKEIYQKILENDVRSYLKNIYGQKSFLNNSIRTGIFNKFYNDFEKPIVENTVKQESELYCVNCGRPAKKDTSFDTGISPFFGINKDASNFLWKFNTKLPLCEICELIYFCSFAALTPSVYTKDKTFYFVNSDSSVIDLYQKNRLLSLVLKKEGNPILDFFPELIIELQKEKAYFSLRNIALIELNLNDGNFPKIYSFNISKAKALYLNENANTLKKLAKASYKIKDKERYVLFETIEKILRNEINYEFLYSLERMFLSNSNKNKQNLNPYHLQVLNLLILNFIKNTKNEGRNKMDLEEKEVWNIYFKGKELSKKMRDRNAENKIHTIAYKLLNALKASDVNYFMDVIMRTFMAYEMEIPSDMVKVLLKKDNFYPLGYGFLNGFLDKKGDEKENE; this is encoded by the coding sequence ATGAGCGAGAAATTTAAGGTTTATCTTTCTGATTGGCTGTTCAATGCTGGAATAATTGGTTTTCTCAAAATAATGACCAACGATAATATTGAGGATCAAAAAATTGTTACTATTGGAGAGAATTATATTGAGTTCGAAAGAGAATCTATTAAAGGTTTCTCAGAGAAGTATTTCAATACCGCTTTCAAACAATATGGTAGATACGATAGAACTTTACAAACTTTAAAGGAATTTTTAGAGGATCTTAGAAATGTAAGAGATTCCAAGAACTTGGAAACTATTTCTAGAAAGTATGAGGTTGATAAAAACAATTTAGGTTTAGAACTACCTTTGTATTTATTTAACCGTTTTAAAAATAAATTTCCCTATTTTAAGTTCTTAAACAATGTTCTTCCTGATGATGAAGAGATTAAAAAAGATCCAAATAAAGTTGAAAAAATCTTTGAAGAAGTTGCAGCTTTGGAAGAAAAACATAAGGAAATTTATCAAAAAATCCTCGAAAATGACGTTCGATCGTACCTTAAAAATATATATGGACAAAAGAGCTTTCTTAATAATTCAATAAGGACAGGTATTTTTAATAAATTCTATAATGATTTCGAAAAACCAATTGTTGAAAATACTGTAAAACAAGAAAGCGAACTTTACTGTGTAAATTGCGGGCGTCCTGCTAAGAAGGATACTTCTTTCGACACAGGTATCTCCCCCTTTTTTGGGATTAATAAAGATGCAAGCAATTTCTTATGGAAATTTAATACCAAACTACCATTATGTGAGATATGTGAACTCATCTATTTTTGTAGTTTTGCTGCACTTACGCCTTCCGTATACACAAAAGATAAGACTTTTTATTTCGTTAACAGCGATTCGAGTGTAATCGATTTGTACCAGAAAAACAGACTTTTGTCTTTAGTCCTTAAGAAAGAAGGGAATCCTATTTTAGATTTTTTTCCAGAACTAATTATTGAACTACAGAAAGAAAAGGCATATTTTTCATTAAGAAACATAGCTTTAATTGAGTTAAACCTTAATGATGGCAATTTTCCAAAAATATACTCTTTTAACATTTCCAAAGCCAAGGCATTATACCTGAATGAAAATGCAAATACTCTGAAAAAACTTGCAAAAGCCTCTTATAAGATAAAAGATAAGGAAAGATATGTTTTATTCGAAACAATAGAGAAAATTCTTAGAAACGAAATCAACTACGAATTCCTTTACAGCCTTGAGCGGATGTTTTTAAGTAATTCTAACAAAAACAAACAAAATCTCAATCCATATCATTTACAGGTTTTGAATTTATTGATTTTAAATTTTATAAAAAATACCAAAAACGAAGGGAGGAATAAAATGGATTTAGAAGAAAAAGAAGTATGGAATATTTATTTCAAAGGAAAAGAACTTTCTAAAAAAATGAGAGATAGAAACGCAGAGAACAAAATCCATACAATTGCATACAAGCTGCTTAATGCACTTAAAGCAAGTGATGTAAATTATTTTATGGATGTTATTATGAGAACTTTTATGGCATACGAAATGGAAATACCATCTGATATGGTAAAAGTACTTTTAAAGAAGGATAACTTTTATCCTTTGGGTTATGGATTTTTAAACGGCTTTTTAGACAAGAAAGGAGATGAAAAAGAAAATGAGTAA
- the cas7i gene encoding type I-B CRISPR-associated protein Cas7/Cst2/DevR: MSKGLTYTAIFEAMSLNYGEGTGNISELKKITKGGETYTYVSRQAIRYDIYRLLRENFFVDDKEVPLTKEQQVVQFKPDANIKDYVEMDLFGYMKTAKGQKSGSRPAVVRISPAISLEPTLGDIEFGTNKNFADRVGADPNPFQFENHYSLYTYTITIDLDKVGKDENDNIDLSTSEKADRVKMLLEVLKVLNRNIKGRIENLNPVFAIGGVYNIKNPFFLNRIKVKYDRNSGKYALDTEIINSVLDLNFGNEPVRDKTYVGYLKGYWANEEEFNKLVNNPTNIGLFFENLENEVFKNYGVEFKK, from the coding sequence ATGAGTAAGGGATTGACTTACACGGCAATTTTTGAAGCGATGAGCTTGAACTATGGAGAAGGCACAGGTAATATTTCTGAGTTAAAAAAAATTACTAAAGGTGGGGAAACATATACTTACGTTTCACGACAAGCTATAAGGTATGATATTTACCGTTTGTTAAGAGAGAACTTTTTTGTTGATGATAAGGAGGTTCCTCTTACTAAGGAGCAGCAGGTTGTCCAATTCAAGCCTGATGCTAACATCAAAGATTATGTTGAAATGGACTTGTTCGGATACATGAAAACAGCTAAGGGGCAGAAGTCGGGTTCACGTCCCGCAGTTGTTCGAATAAGTCCTGCTATCTCTCTCGAACCCACATTGGGCGACATTGAGTTTGGAACTAACAAGAATTTTGCAGATCGAGTAGGAGCAGATCCCAATCCTTTCCAATTTGAAAATCATTATTCTCTTTATACCTATACAATTACGATTGATTTAGACAAAGTTGGCAAAGATGAAAACGATAACATCGATCTTTCGACAAGCGAAAAAGCTGACCGTGTAAAAATGCTACTTGAAGTACTTAAAGTGTTGAACAGAAATATCAAAGGTAGAATTGAAAACCTAAACCCCGTTTTTGCAATAGGTGGAGTTTATAATATTAAAAATCCATTCTTTTTAAACCGGATAAAGGTTAAATATGACAGGAATAGTGGAAAGTACGCTCTTGACACTGAAATAATAAATTCAGTGCTTGACTTAAACTTTGGCAATGAGCCTGTACGGGATAAAACATACGTTGGTTACTTAAAAGGATACTGGGCCAATGAAGAGGAATTTAATAAATTGGTCAACAACCCAACCAATATTGGTTTATTTTTTGAAAATCTTGAGAATGAAGTTTTTAAAAATTATGGAGTAGAATTTAAGAAATGA
- the cas5b gene encoding type I-B CRISPR-associated protein Cas5b gives MKVLKIKAYQPFACYRKPMNYNLWDTYPLPPLSTIKGWFHSVIKAKEYIPLSISIQGTYAAIVYDMQTLLKFDRIRRDEKQIIMDWIGKALISSPTFIATLLDVDLIIYIYSESKESLDAFRDNILKEDFPSIGRHEDLARIDFVDFVDLEEAKFDVRNAHDLTYGIYLSKETALKYGLGGINYRMNTKYVIKSNLRYFEKVDVVYVDNGRIDKGNFLFDKEDNRIVELINLESKNDNC, from the coding sequence ATGAAAGTGTTAAAGATTAAAGCATATCAACCTTTTGCCTGTTACAGAAAACCAATGAATTATAATTTATGGGACACCTATCCACTACCACCATTATCTACGATTAAAGGATGGTTTCATAGTGTTATAAAGGCCAAAGAATATATCCCCTTGTCAATTAGTATTCAAGGAACTTATGCTGCTATAGTTTACGATATGCAGACCTTGCTTAAGTTTGATCGGATAAGAAGAGACGAGAAACAAATAATAATGGATTGGATAGGAAAAGCGCTCATCTCATCCCCAACATTTATTGCAACCCTATTGGACGTTGATCTTATTATTTATATTTATTCTGAAAGCAAGGAATCATTAGATGCGTTCAGAGATAACATTTTAAAAGAAGATTTTCCGAGCATTGGAAGACATGAAGATTTAGCAAGAATTGATTTTGTCGATTTTGTCGATTTAGAGGAAGCCAAGTTTGATGTGAGAAATGCCCATGACTTGACATACGGTATATATTTAAGTAAAGAAACGGCACTTAAATATGGACTTGGTGGAATTAATTATAGAATGAACACCAAGTATGTAATTAAATCCAATTTAAGATATTTTGAAAAGGTAGACGTGGTTTATGTAGATAATGGTAGAATTGATAAAGGAAATTTTCTTTTTGACAAAGAGGATAACAGAATTGTGGAGCTTATAAATTTGGAAAGCAAAAATGACAATTGCTAA
- a CDS encoding CRISPR-associated helicase/endonuclease Cas3 translates to MTIAKVFFKENGQFEIETLEQHTDNLLKNYENFKTKYEGDLSRLELGKNFLELLRIACIFHDLGKVSSAFQNKVKRLLKKNEEFHKDQSEEIPHNFLSVAFLPDQNLLNLSADEEYYKLFYAIAFHHDRKINFTEQDLKKVINEDLSKKIEELSWIKKYGLSISENLWDNYYKLLDLNSSNIFNRIRRDREFILLKGLLHRLDHSSSAHLPVETEKIEEPRSKLVSYIKDNGSTLKDFQKEAEKYSDKNVILTASTGIGKTEFALNWIGEQKAFYTLPVRVSVNAMYERFAEIFGPEKVGLLHSDSLFYNLDFFSNKYDIWEEDSGIEEGIHRTLLSRQLSLPITVTTADQMFTSVFKWRGYEKIYGTLMYSKVIIDEPQSYSPQILAMIIKSLEEISDLGGKFCIISATNHPFVLDQLMRINNKPEIIGPVLDNGERHKLKIEDSEIEDLTLTIKKYYDEGKKIIVLVNTVNKAQEVFKKFKEIGNVKMLHSQFIQRDRRNKEKEIMKDQKESGPVIWITTQIIEASLNIDYDVLFTEISSLDSLIQRMGRIYRGRGRYISKSDFPNVFISSVDPSDNFKIYDKEIVSFTKDVLSKYDAKIITEDIKIEMMKNVYDTKRIEGTKYYKKFKEAFALLESGFESQTKDEAQKLFRDIANLLVIPENVYIENKEKIEDALSVINDKNQNLAKRVEAIKSFNEFTVSVPLYKVNRSQIEKKDKVYVVKAHYDQNMGLFFSNHDDDLFSNII, encoded by the coding sequence ATGACAATTGCTAAAGTATTTTTTAAAGAAAATGGACAATTCGAAATTGAGACTTTAGAGCAACATACCGATAATTTATTAAAAAACTACGAAAATTTTAAGACGAAATACGAAGGTGATTTGTCGAGATTAGAATTAGGGAAAAATTTCTTGGAATTATTGAGAATAGCCTGTATTTTTCACGACCTCGGAAAAGTTTCTTCTGCTTTTCAAAACAAAGTAAAAAGACTTTTAAAGAAAAATGAAGAATTTCATAAAGATCAAAGCGAAGAGATACCTCATAATTTTCTCTCTGTTGCGTTTCTGCCAGATCAAAACTTGCTTAATTTGAGTGCAGACGAAGAATACTATAAGTTATTTTATGCAATTGCATTTCATCATGACAGGAAAATTAATTTTACTGAACAAGATCTAAAAAAAGTTATTAATGAAGATCTCTCAAAAAAAATCGAAGAACTTTCCTGGATTAAAAAGTATGGTCTAAGTATATCAGAAAATTTGTGGGACAATTACTATAAGCTTCTTGATCTTAATTCATCAAATATATTTAATAGAATAAGGAGAGATAGAGAATTTATTTTATTGAAAGGTTTATTACATAGATTAGACCACTCATCATCAGCACATTTACCTGTCGAAACAGAGAAAATTGAAGAGCCAAGAAGCAAACTTGTTAGCTATATTAAAGATAACGGTAGTACGCTAAAAGATTTTCAGAAAGAAGCGGAAAAGTATTCTGATAAAAACGTAATACTTACTGCCTCAACCGGGATAGGGAAAACTGAATTTGCATTGAACTGGATAGGTGAACAAAAGGCGTTTTATACGCTTCCTGTAAGGGTGTCCGTGAATGCGATGTATGAAAGATTTGCTGAAATTTTCGGTCCAGAAAAAGTAGGTCTTCTCCATAGCGATAGTTTATTCTATAACTTGGATTTTTTCTCAAACAAGTATGATATCTGGGAAGAAGACTCAGGAATTGAAGAAGGTATACACAGGACACTTCTCTCAAGACAACTATCTTTACCAATTACCGTGACAACAGCGGATCAGATGTTTACTTCGGTCTTTAAGTGGAGAGGTTACGAAAAAATTTATGGAACTCTAATGTATTCAAAAGTTATCATAGATGAGCCACAAAGTTATTCGCCTCAGATACTCGCGATGATAATTAAGTCTTTGGAAGAGATCTCAGATCTTGGAGGTAAGTTTTGCATTATAAGTGCAACAAATCATCCTTTTGTGTTGGACCAATTAATGAGGATAAATAACAAACCTGAAATAATTGGACCTGTTTTAGATAATGGAGAAAGACATAAGCTAAAGATAGAGGATTCAGAAATTGAAGATTTAACCTTGACAATAAAGAAATATTATGACGAGGGCAAAAAAATTATTGTGCTTGTAAATACTGTAAATAAAGCACAGGAAGTTTTTAAGAAATTCAAGGAAATAGGAAATGTGAAAATGCTTCATTCGCAGTTTATCCAGCGTGACAGAAGAAATAAAGAAAAGGAAATAATGAAGGATCAAAAAGAAAGCGGGCCTGTTATTTGGATAACAACCCAAATTATCGAAGCATCACTGAATATTGATTACGACGTATTGTTTACAGAGATTTCTTCGTTAGACTCTTTGATTCAAAGAATGGGAAGAATATACAGGGGCAGAGGTAGATATATAAGCAAATCTGATTTTCCCAATGTTTTCATTAGTAGTGTCGATCCATCGGACAATTTTAAGATATATGATAAGGAAATTGTTAGTTTCACTAAAGATGTTTTATCAAAATATGATGCTAAAATAATAACAGAAGACATAAAAATTGAAATGATGAAAAACGTTTATGATACGAAGAGGATTGAAGGCACTAAATATTACAAAAAGTTTAAAGAAGCATTTGCTTTGTTAGAAAGTGGATTCGAATCGCAAACAAAGGATGAAGCGCAAAAACTATTTAGAGATATTGCAAATCTTCTTGTTATTCCTGAGAATGTCTACATAGAAAACAAAGAAAAAATAGAAGATGCACTTTCTGTAATAAACGACAAGAACCAAAATTTGGCTAAAAGAGTTGAGGCTATAAAAAGCTTTAATGAGTTTACTGTAAGTGTCCCTTTATACAAGGTTAACCGATCACAAATTGAAAAAAAAGACAAAGTATATGTAGTAAAAGCACACTATGACCAAAATATGGGACTGTTTTTTAGTAATCATGATGATGACCTTTTTTCTAATATAATTTAA
- the cas4 gene encoding CRISPR-associated protein Cas4 — protein sequence MKDKNFDELKITGLRINYLHVCKRKLWLFDRGIRMEHTSNMVLLGSLLQDYYYQRKERKNILIDNLIQIDIIDNESIREVKYSNKLKEADEAQLLYYLYYLKRLGVSKKGILNYPKIKRREELILTEELEKEVEKDLEEAKKVLSLNKPPKVEKKTFCSKCAYFEFCWS from the coding sequence ATGAAAGATAAAAACTTTGACGAATTAAAAATCACTGGATTAAGAATTAATTATCTTCATGTATGTAAAAGGAAGCTATGGCTCTTTGATAGGGGAATTAGAATGGAGCATACATCTAATATGGTCTTATTAGGCTCATTACTCCAAGACTATTATTACCAAAGGAAGGAAAGGAAAAACATTCTAATTGATAATCTTATTCAAATAGATATAATAGACAACGAGTCGATCAGAGAGGTGAAGTATTCAAATAAACTCAAGGAAGCCGACGAAGCACAGCTTTTATACTATCTTTACTATCTTAAGAGACTTGGTGTTTCCAAGAAAGGTATATTGAACTACCCAAAGATTAAAAGAAGAGAAGAACTTATTTTGACTGAAGAGCTTGAGAAAGAAGTAGAAAAAGATTTAGAAGAAGCAAAAAAAGTTTTGTCGCTTAATAAGCCTCCGAAAGTTGAAAAAAAGACATTTTGCTCAAAATGTGCCTATTTTGAATTCTGCTGGAGTTAA
- the cas1b gene encoding type I-B CRISPR-associated endonuclease Cas1b yields MSRPYYIFSNGRLSRKENTLYVENANEEKRAIPIEDVEVLHIFSEIDLNSKVLNFLAQHNIAVHFYNYYGFYSGSFMPKESNTSGHLTVKQVEHYLDFEKRRYIAISFVEGAIHHMRRNLREYKETEDFIDVMSMELANVYEAKLISELMGCEGRARDAYYKAFNTIFNGKIEIKKRQKHPPNNPVNALISFGNSIIYSVVLTQIYLTQLNPTISYLHEPGEKRYSLSLDIAEIFKPLIADPVIFKLVNNNMLTAGDFEQDLNFCYLTEQGKKKFLKELDQKLNTTIRHRKLRRNVSYKLLIRLECYKLIKHLIGDELYRPFKAWW; encoded by the coding sequence ATGAGTAGACCTTATTATATTTTTTCAAATGGTAGGTTGTCAAGAAAAGAAAACACACTTTATGTTGAAAATGCTAATGAAGAGAAAAGGGCAATCCCCATTGAGGATGTTGAGGTTCTCCACATTTTTAGTGAGATTGATTTAAATAGTAAAGTTCTAAACTTTTTAGCACAGCATAATATAGCAGTTCACTTTTATAATTATTACGGTTTTTATTCGGGTAGTTTTATGCCGAAGGAAAGTAATACCTCTGGACACCTTACAGTAAAACAAGTTGAGCACTATCTTGATTTTGAAAAGAGGAGATATATTGCAATTTCATTTGTTGAGGGAGCCATACATCATATGAGAAGAAATTTGAGAGAATACAAAGAAACGGAGGATTTTATAGATGTAATGAGCATGGAATTAGCAAATGTATACGAAGCAAAGCTAATAAGTGAACTTATGGGTTGTGAAGGAAGAGCAAGAGATGCTTATTATAAAGCATTTAATACTATTTTCAATGGAAAAATTGAAATAAAGAAAAGACAAAAACATCCCCCAAACAATCCAGTTAACGCATTAATTTCATTTGGTAACTCTATTATATATTCTGTTGTACTAACGCAAATTTACCTTACTCAACTTAACCCAACTATAAGTTATCTTCATGAGCCAGGGGAAAAACGATACTCGCTAAGTCTTGATATAGCAGAAATTTTTAAGCCGCTTATTGCAGATCCAGTTATCTTTAAACTTGTAAACAATAATATGTTGACTGCTGGAGATTTTGAACAAGACTTGAATTTTTGCTATTTAACAGAACAAGGAAAGAAGAAATTCTTGAAGGAATTAGATCAAAAACTTAACACGACTATTAGGCATAGGAAATTAAGAAGAAATGTTTCATACAAACTTTTAATTAGGCTTGAATGTTATAAACTAATTAAACACTTAATAGGTGACGAGCTTTATCGTCCTTTTAAGGCTTGGTGGTAA
- the cas2 gene encoding CRISPR-associated endonuclease Cas2, whose amino-acid sequence MSYMIVVYDVEEERINKARKVLKKYFLWVQNSVFEGEITEGKFEKCRIELSKVLDLKRDSIYFYRIENKFNYKKVVLGIEKEITDNFI is encoded by the coding sequence ATGTCTTATATGATTGTTGTGTATGATGTGGAAGAGGAAAGAATAAACAAAGCAAGAAAAGTTCTAAAGAAATATTTTCTGTGGGTTCAGAATTCCGTTTTTGAAGGGGAAATTACGGAAGGTAAATTTGAAAAGTGTAGAATAGAATTATCAAAGGTGCTCGATTTAAAAAGAGATTCGATTTACTTTTATAGAATCGAGAATAAGTTTAATTATAAGAAAGTTGTGCTTGGAATAGAGAAGGAGATTACCGATAATTTTATATAA
- the argR gene encoding arginine repressor — MNKYKKEKRQALIKEILKTYEVETEEDLVLHLKKHNIDITQPTIAKDLKELGVIKVNKGNKSYYALPEEGSESILKKIEFAFENFVREIVVEDNLILVKTTPGNANSVAWLIDKYEIKGILGTVAGDDTILVVTKRGTTKDIIKQLEDFKK; from the coding sequence ATGAATAAATATAAGAAAGAGAAAAGGCAAGCCTTAATAAAAGAGATTTTAAAGACTTACGAGGTTGAAACAGAAGAAGACCTTGTGCTTCATTTGAAGAAGCACAACATAGATATTACTCAACCTACCATTGCAAAGGATCTCAAAGAGCTTGGCGTGATAAAGGTGAATAAGGGAAATAAATCATACTATGCACTTCCAGAAGAAGGCTCTGAAAGTATCCTTAAAAAAATCGAATTTGCTTTTGAAAATTTTGTAAGGGAAATTGTAGTAGAAGATAATCTTATACTTGTGAAAACCACACCTGGAAATGCAAATAGTGTTGCGTGGCTCATTGATAAGTATGAAATTAAAGGAATTCTTGGAACAGTTGCAGGTGATGATACGATACTTGTCGTGACAAAAAGGGGAACAACCAAAGACATAATAAAGCAATTAGAAGATTTTAAAAAATAA
- a CDS encoding argininosuccinate synthase gives MKGKVVLAYSGGLDTSVILHYLVEKGYEVIAFVGNIGQSENFDEIKEKALKTGASKVYVEDLRKRFVVEFIFPALMGNAIYEGRYLLGTSLARPLLAQKQVEIAEKEGAEYVAHGATAKGNDQVRFELSYYALNPEIKVISPWKDEEFLSNFKGRSDLIEYAKKHGINVKATKDKPFSEDENLMHISHEAGIIEDPMYRPEEYIFSKTKSPKEAKDEETIIEIYFKDGIPVKVVNPKENIVKEDPLDLFLYLNQVGSENGVGRVDMVENRFIGIKSRGIYETPGATILWTAHRDLEGIAMDKEVMHLRDMLTPKFSELIYNGMWFSPEMDFLFAAIKKSQEAIDGKVVLSIYKGNVMPIGRESPTSLYDKDLSSMDIEGGFTASDSKGFININAIRLKAHAAVLRRKNPYTWREILYGKTLEEKGN, from the coding sequence ATGAAAGGAAAAGTGGTGCTTGCCTACAGTGGAGGACTTGATACTTCGGTTATTCTCCACTATCTTGTGGAAAAGGGGTATGAGGTAATTGCATTTGTTGGAAACATCGGCCAGAGTGAGAATTTTGACGAAATCAAGGAAAAGGCACTGAAAACAGGCGCAAGTAAGGTCTACGTGGAAGATTTAAGAAAGCGTTTCGTTGTTGAATTTATCTTTCCTGCTCTTATGGGAAATGCAATCTATGAGGGAAGATACCTTTTAGGCACTTCGCTTGCTCGTCCACTTCTTGCACAAAAACAAGTTGAGATTGCAGAGAAAGAAGGCGCAGAGTATGTTGCACACGGTGCAACGGCAAAAGGGAACGATCAGGTAAGGTTTGAACTTTCTTACTATGCTCTTAATCCTGAAATAAAAGTTATATCTCCTTGGAAAGACGAGGAGTTTTTGAGCAACTTCAAGGGAAGAAGCGATTTAATTGAGTATGCAAAGAAGCATGGCATAAATGTAAAGGCAACAAAGGATAAACCATTTTCAGAAGATGAAAACCTTATGCATATAAGTCATGAGGCAGGAATAATTGAAGACCCAATGTATCGCCCAGAGGAGTATATTTTCTCAAAAACGAAAAGCCCAAAAGAGGCAAAAGACGAAGAGACAATAATTGAAATTTACTTCAAAGATGGAATTCCTGTGAAGGTTGTAAATCCAAAGGAAAACATTGTAAAAGAAGATCCATTAGATTTATTTTTATATTTAAATCAAGTTGGAAGTGAAAATGGAGTGGGAAGAGTAGATATGGTAGAAAATAGATTTATTGGCATCAAATCGCGTGGAATTTACGAAACGCCTGGTGCAACGATTTTATGGACTGCGCATAGAGATCTTGAAGGGATTGCAATGGATAAAGAAGTAATGCATCTTAGAGATATGCTTACACCAAAATTTTCTGAGTTAATCTATAACGGTATGTGGTTTTCACCTGAGATGGACTTTTTGTTTGCTGCAATAAAGAAAAGTCAAGAAGCAATCGATGGGAAGGTGGTGCTTTCCATATATAAAGGAAACGTTATGCCAATAGGAAGAGAATCCCCAACCTCTCTTTATGACAAAGATCTATCGAGTATGGATATTGAAGGTGGTTTTACTGCTTCTGATTCAAAAGGCTTTATAAATATAAACGCAATAAGGTTAAAGGCGCATGCAGCAGTTTTAAGGAGGAAGAATCCCTACACTTGGAGAGAAATTCTATATGGCAAAACTCTGGAAGAAAAAGGGAATTAA